In Glandiceps talaboti chromosome 14, keGlaTala1.1, whole genome shotgun sequence, a single genomic region encodes these proteins:
- the LOC144445792 gene encoding uncharacterized protein LOC144445792, with the protein METSSGNTSQLVSDEEFMSYQETDTMKAGFTSKTKYGAVNMSSLTSQGKVTFVYRPTEEDEDNLSITHFETDEDVLSDILSSNCQTDPETDSDDELRNHTGSDVIPLTADYKEESSLTLSQKLLLLILCIDKFVNQCTQYFLIPFLPLFALHKEVTPLVISVVFSSISVAGFIVAVPMKNVVSMQYLFMCTAYYVGPGWFPALIAILRFIDGIAVTIFQTATLTLCYNEFPVSYIASIMALIEVAAVLGFCAAPILGGSLYYVGGFQLPFLVMGGILVIILFPANAVVVPNDNEDSTISAEFLPLKKVITNIEFVMLSIVFFVVIFTISFFQPIIAFHLNEMGRNPIQIGCIIALFPVCFGVGTVVFGILSQTDSVSKPIIVVVGLLIQFIGAMCMGPNPGLWFINR; encoded by the exons ATGGAAACCTCCTCAGGTAACACATCGCAGCTTGTCAGCGATGAAGAATTTATGTCTTACCAGGAGACAGACACAATGAAAGCAGGATTTACTAGTAAAACAAAATATGGTGCAGTAAACATGTCAAGTTTGACGTCACAGGGAAAAGTGACATTTGTTTATCGTCCAACTGAAGAAGATGAAGATAATCTCTCTATCACTCATTTTGAAACAGACGAGGATGTACTTTCAGATATTTTATCGTCTAACTGCCAAACAGATCCAGAGACGGACAGTGACGATGAATTAAGGAATCATACAGGAAGTGACGTCATACCGCTGACAGCAGACTACAAGGAAGAAAGTTCACTAACGTTATCTCAGAAACTACTTCTTCTCATTTTGTGTATCGATAAATTTGTTAACCAGTGCACCCAGTATTTTCTTATACCGTTTCTGCCATTATTT GCTTTACATAAAGAAGTCACACCGTTGGTTATTAGTGTTGTATTTTCCAGCATATCCGTAGCTGGCTTTATTGTCGCCGTACCAATGaaaaatgtagtaagtatgcaATATCTCTTTATGTG TACTGCCTACTATGTAGGACCTGGTTGGTTTCCCGCTTTAATTGCTATCCTGAGATTTATTGATGGTATAGCAGTGACTATTTTCCAGACAGCTACTCTAACTCTGTGTTACAATGAATTTCCAGTTTCATACATCGCCAGCATTATG GCACTCATCGAGGTAGCAGCAGTTCTTGGTTTCTGCGCAGCTCCTATCCTGGGCGGTTCTCTCTATTAC GTCGGTGGATTTCAACTCCCCTTCCTTGTGATGGGAGGTATTCTagtcattattttatttcccGCCAATGCAGTCGTTGTGCCAAATGACAATGAAG ATTCAACTATAAGTGCGGAATTTCTACCTCTGAAGAAAGTCATAACAAACATTGAGTTTGTTATGCTAtcaattgtattttttgttgtaatCTTTACCATATCATTCTTTCAACCTATCATAGCATTTCATCTCAACGAG ATGGGAAGAAACCCAATACAGATAGGGTGTATAATTGCCTTATTTCCTGTATGTTTCGGAGTCGGCACCGTTGTATTCGGAATATTATCACAAACAGAT AGCGTTAGTAAACCTATCATTGTAGTCGTTGGTTTGTTGATCCAATTCATTGGCGCTATGTGTATGGGTCCTAATCCTGGTCTGTGGTTCATTAACAGgtaa